Proteins encoded together in one Rhodospirillaceae bacterium window:
- a CDS encoding TerC family protein, producing MDFLIGTLFLGQPLWMWLGFIGIVVALLAFDLGVLHRDNHEIGARESLALSAVYIALGLGFGGFVWAQLGPQAGVEYLTGFVVEKSLALDNVFVIALIFTYFAIPRQYQHRVLFWGILGAIILRAIMIGFGATLVSEFHWVLYIFAAFLIATGVKMLWLGDKESDLADNAVVKFMRRKFKVTEQLHGQNFFVRQADQKTGRIVTYVTPLFMALVLIEIADVIFAVDSVPAIFAITTDPYLVYTSNIFAILGLRALYFALAAILHRFAYLKQALAILLVFIGSKIFVADLLGWEKFPASWSLGVTFAILAAGVLYSLWRTRPTKSGIIS from the coding sequence ATGGATTTTCTGATCGGAACACTTTTCCTCGGCCAGCCGCTCTGGATGTGGCTCGGGTTCATCGGCATCGTGGTCGCCCTGCTGGCCTTCGATCTCGGCGTCCTGCACCGGGACAATCACGAAATCGGCGCGCGCGAGAGCCTCGCTTTGTCGGCCGTCTACATTGCCCTGGGTCTCGGCTTCGGCGGTTTCGTCTGGGCGCAACTGGGACCACAGGCCGGTGTCGAATATCTGACCGGTTTCGTTGTCGAAAAAAGCCTCGCACTCGACAATGTCTTCGTCATCGCCCTCATCTTCACCTACTTCGCTATACCGCGGCAGTATCAACACCGCGTCCTGTTCTGGGGCATCCTCGGCGCCATCATCCTGCGCGCGATCATGATCGGTTTCGGCGCCACTTTGGTCAGTGAGTTCCACTGGGTGCTCTATATCTTCGCCGCCTTCCTCATCGCCACGGGTGTCAAGATGCTGTGGCTGGGCGACAAGGAATCGGATCTGGCCGACAATGCGGTCGTGAAGTTCATGCGCCGGAAGTTCAAGGTGACTGAGCAGCTCCACGGGCAGAACTTCTTCGTGCGGCAGGCCGACCAGAAGACCGGGCGGATTGTTACCTATGTGACACCCCTGTTCATGGCCCTGGTGCTGATCGAGATCGCCGACGTGATCTTCGCGGTGGATTCGGTGCCGGCGATCTTCGCCATCACCACCGATCCCTATCTGGTCTACACCTCGAACATCTTCGCGATCCTGGGTCTGCGGGCGCTCTATTTCGCTCTGGCGGCGATCCTGCATCGCTTCGCCTACCTCAAACAGGCGCTGGCCATTCTACTGGTCTTCATCGGGTCGAAGATCTTCGTGGCCGACCTCCTTGGGTGGGAGAAGTTCCCGGCCTCCTGGTCGCTGGGGGTCACCTTCGCCATCCTGGCGGCCGGTGTGCTCTATTCGCTGTGGCGGACGCGACCCACCAAATCCGGCATCATTTCGTGA
- a CDS encoding carbonic anhydrase, whose translation MDRLISGYRRFRTETWPAERDRYQALAKRGQRPETLVIACSDSRVDPQTVFGTGPGELFVVRNVAGLVPPYLPDAGYHGTSAALEFGVRVLKVARIVVLGHARCGGVQAIVEGAPAEAQDFVVPWMGIAKSALDAAAHRHGHEEEGHSRLDLCEAEVVRVSLANLLTFPWIKSGVAGGQLALHGFRFDIHTGTLARVTADGFEPVV comes from the coding sequence ATGGACCGACTGATCTCTGGCTATCGCCGTTTCCGCACCGAAACCTGGCCCGCCGAGCGAGACCGTTACCAGGCGCTGGCCAAGCGCGGTCAGCGACCGGAAACGCTGGTCATCGCCTGCTCCGATTCCCGGGTCGATCCGCAGACCGTGTTCGGCACGGGCCCCGGCGAGCTGTTCGTCGTGCGCAACGTGGCGGGGCTGGTACCGCCCTACCTGCCCGATGCCGGCTATCATGGCACCAGCGCCGCCCTTGAGTTCGGTGTCCGCGTCTTGAAGGTGGCGCGCATCGTCGTGCTGGGCCACGCGCGCTGCGGCGGAGTGCAGGCCATCGTCGAGGGGGCACCCGCGGAAGCACAGGATTTTGTCGTCCCCTGGATGGGCATTGCCAAATCCGCCCTCGACGCAGCGGCGCATCGTCATGGCCATGAAGAAGAGGGGCATTCGCGGCTCGACCTGTGCGAGGCCGAAGTGGTGCGCGTGTCGCTGGCCAATCTCCTGACCTTCCCCTGGATCAAATCAGGGGTGGCGGGGGGGCAGCTCGCCCTTCACGGCTTCCGCTTTGACATCCATACCGGGACACTCGCCCGGGTCACAGCGGATGGCTTCGAGCCGGTGGTCTGA
- the rpmE gene encoding 50S ribosomal protein L31 — protein MKANIHPNYHEINVVMTDGTKFKTRSTWGKEGDTLNLDIDPKSHPAWTGVHRLLDSGGQLAKFNKRFAGIGLKNNND, from the coding sequence ATGAAGGCCAACATTCATCCGAACTACCACGAGATCAATGTCGTCATGACCGACGGCACCAAGTTCAAGACCCGCTCGACCTGGGGCAAAGAGGGCGACACGCTCAACCTCGATATCGATCCCAAGTCGCATCCGGCCTGGACCGGCGTTCATCGCCTCCTGGATTCCGGCGGCCAGCTCGCGAAGTTCAACAAGCGCTTCGCCGGCATCGGTCTCAAGAACAACAACGACTAA
- the cyaY gene encoding iron donor protein CyaY — protein sequence MDDSDFDRLATRTLQRLTRAIEDAMEDVLDDIELQGPVLTIKLEDGGTYVVNKHGANQEIWLSSPKSGAAHFKPDPASGAWLPTRGGEPLHDRLETELAAVLGQPLGLPALISAA from the coding sequence ATGGACGATTCCGACTTCGACCGCCTGGCCACAAGAACCCTCCAGCGCCTGACCCGGGCCATCGAGGATGCGATGGAGGATGTGCTGGACGATATCGAGCTGCAGGGCCCGGTCCTGACCATCAAGCTCGAAGACGGCGGCACCTATGTCGTCAACAAGCATGGTGCCAATCAGGAAATCTGGCTGTCCAGCCCGAAGAGCGGTGCGGCCCATTTCAAGCCGGACCCGGCCAGCGGCGCCTGGCTGCCGACGCGCGGCGGCGAGCCACTCCACGACCGGCTGGAGACTGAACTGGCCGCTGTCCTGGGGCAGCCCCTGGGCCTCCCCGCCCTCATCAGCGCGGCCTGA
- a CDS encoding carbohydrate kinase family protein, whose amino-acid sequence MSIIVIGGANLDIKSVIAGRTVAATSNPGASSLSLGGVGRNIAENLARLGAPVALLSVVGDDDAGTRLIEGSAAAGIDMRLTTRAKGNTGTYAVVIDRQGEMVIGVADMRLIDAITPRFIARHRAELAAARLLVADCNLSAEALAEVAKIAAKAKIPLIVEPVSVPKAKRLASLLRSGLPIHAVTPNRDELAALVGFPVKSEAALKRAMRLLHRRGVRHVLVGLGAAGCYLSSAHDDINFTVHLPTASRARVRDVTGGGDAMVAGFAYGLARGKSAAQAARMGQELAARAVHSLTSVAAASK is encoded by the coding sequence ATGAGCATCATCGTCATCGGTGGCGCCAATCTCGACATCAAGAGCGTCATCGCGGGGCGAACCGTGGCCGCCACCTCCAATCCCGGTGCGAGTTCGCTGAGCCTGGGCGGAGTCGGGCGCAACATCGCCGAGAACTTGGCGCGCCTCGGCGCACCCGTCGCCTTGCTGTCGGTGGTGGGCGACGATGATGCCGGCACCCGTCTCATCGAAGGCTCGGCTGCTGCCGGCATCGACATGAGGCTCACCACCCGGGCCAAGGGCAATACCGGCACCTATGCGGTGGTGATCGACCGCCAGGGCGAGATGGTGATCGGCGTTGCCGACATGCGCCTCATCGACGCCATTACGCCGCGCTTCATCGCCCGCCACAGGGCAGAGCTGGCGGCGGCAAGGCTGCTGGTGGCCGATTGCAATCTCAGCGCCGAGGCATTGGCCGAGGTCGCGAAGATTGCCGCGAAGGCGAAGATCCCGCTGATCGTCGAGCCGGTCTCGGTCCCCAAGGCGAAGCGCCTCGCCTCGTTGCTCCGCTCAGGCCTGCCGATCCATGCCGTGACGCCCAACCGTGATGAGCTGGCGGCGCTGGTGGGTTTTCCGGTCAAGAGCGAGGCCGCCCTCAAGCGCGCCATGCGGCTGCTGCACCGCCGCGGTGTGCGCCATGTGCTGGTGGGGCTGGGTGCCGCCGGCTGCTATCTTTCCTCGGCCCATGACGACATCAATTTCACGGTGCATCTGCCGACGGCATCGCGGGCCAGGGTGCGTGACGTGACCGGTGGTGGCGATGCCATGGTGGCGGGCTTCGCCTATGGCCTTGCGCGCGGCAAGAGCGCTGCGCAAGCTGCGCGCATGGGCCAGGAACTTGCCGCCCGCGCGGTGCATTCATTGACCAGTGTCGCCGCCGCGAGCAAATGA
- a CDS encoding pseudouridine-5'-phosphate glycosidase, producing MNQGAIMNPYLDIAPEIAEALKAGRPVVALESTIVAHGMPFPQNLVTAEEVEGLVRAGGALPATIAILDGRLKVGLSETELQRVAQSPDMVKASIRDIPVLVATRGNGATTVASTMRIAAMAGIQVFVTGGIGGVHRGAAKSFDISADLEEMAESNVAVVCAGAKSILDIGLTLEYLETAGVPVITMGSDIFPAFYSRDSGHKSPFTADSAAEIAAVMRAKWELGLKGGLVIANPIPVADEIPAAEIDRQIQGALVEADTTGYRGKTLTPFLLKRVAALTEGRSLVANIALVRNNARLGAAIAVAMAG from the coding sequence ATGAACCAAGGAGCGATCATGAACCCCTATCTCGACATCGCCCCGGAAATCGCCGAAGCCCTCAAGGCTGGCCGACCGGTGGTCGCGCTGGAATCGACCATCGTCGCCCATGGCATGCCCTTCCCGCAGAACCTGGTGACGGCGGAAGAAGTCGAGGGACTGGTCCGTGCCGGTGGTGCGCTGCCGGCCACCATCGCCATTCTCGACGGACGGCTCAAGGTAGGCCTGTCGGAAACGGAATTGCAGCGCGTCGCACAATCGCCGGACATGGTGAAGGCCAGCATCCGCGACATACCGGTCCTGGTCGCGACCCGTGGCAACGGCGCCACCACGGTCGCCAGCACCATGCGCATCGCCGCCATGGCCGGCATCCAGGTGTTCGTGACCGGCGGCATCGGCGGCGTGCACCGGGGAGCAGCCAAAAGCTTCGACATCTCGGCCGATCTCGAGGAGATGGCGGAAAGCAATGTGGCGGTGGTCTGCGCCGGGGCGAAATCGATCCTCGATATCGGCCTGACGCTCGAATACCTCGAGACCGCCGGTGTCCCCGTGATCACCATGGGCAGCGACATTTTCCCGGCCTTCTATTCGCGCGACAGCGGCCACAAATCGCCCTTTACCGCCGACAGCGCCGCCGAGATCGCCGCCGTCATGCGCGCCAAATGGGAGTTGGGCCTCAAAGGCGGGCTGGTGATCGCCAACCCGATCCCCGTGGCCGACGAGATCCCCGCCGCCGAGATCGACCGCCAGATCCAGGGCGCCCTGGTCGAAGCCGACACCACCGGCTATCGCGGCAAGACGCTCACACCCTTTCTGCTGAAGCGTGTCGCGGCCCTCACCGAAGGCCGCTCGCTGGTGGCCAACATCGCGCTCGTGCGGAACAACGCACGCTTGGGTGCCGCGATCGCGGTGGCGATGGCGGGCTAA